Proteins encoded together in one Flavobacteriales bacterium window:
- a CDS encoding aspartate carbamoyltransferase catalytic subunit, with protein MSPVNTNRNALGSESLSVDHLLGIKELSRADIDLIFRTADGFKEVLGRPIKKVPSLRDITIANLFFESSTRTRVSFELAEKRLSADVVNFSSSGSSVSKGETLIDTVNNILAMKVDMVVMRHPDPGAAMFLARHARARILNAGDGTHEHPTQALLDAYSIREKLGRVKGVKVLIVGDILHSRVALSNIFCLQKLGAEVMLCGPRTLMPRHIRALGVRFVDDLDSGLGWCDVANMLRIQLERQGGDGIASFPSLREYAMLYGLNLPRYRRIGKEVVVMHPGPINRGVEVTSEVADHANSIILDQVENGVAIRMAVLYLLAARIPRTAV; from the coding sequence ATGAGCCCCGTCAACACCAATCGGAATGCGCTGGGCAGCGAGTCGCTGAGCGTCGATCATCTGCTTGGGATCAAGGAGCTTTCACGGGCCGATATCGATCTGATCTTCCGCACCGCCGACGGTTTCAAGGAGGTGCTCGGGCGCCCTATCAAGAAGGTTCCCAGCCTGCGGGACATCACTATCGCCAACCTGTTCTTCGAGAGCAGCACACGCACGCGCGTGAGCTTTGAGCTCGCCGAGAAGCGATTGAGCGCCGATGTGGTCAACTTCAGCAGCAGCGGCAGCAGTGTCAGCAAGGGCGAGACCCTTATCGATACGGTGAACAATATCCTGGCGATGAAGGTGGATATGGTGGTCATGCGCCACCCGGACCCCGGCGCGGCCATGTTCTTGGCCCGGCATGCACGGGCTCGGATCCTGAATGCCGGCGATGGAACCCATGAGCATCCTACGCAAGCTTTGCTGGATGCCTACAGCATCCGCGAGAAGCTTGGAAGGGTGAAAGGGGTGAAGGTGCTCATCGTGGGCGATATCCTCCACAGCCGCGTTGCGCTCAGCAACATCTTCTGCCTCCAGAAGCTCGGTGCAGAGGTGATGCTCTGCGGACCGCGCACGTTGATGCCGCGCCATATCCGGGCCCTTGGTGTGCGGTTCGTGGATGACCTTGACAGCGGCTTGGGCTGGTGCGACGTGGCCAATATGCTCCGCATCCAGCTCGAACGCCAGGGAGGCGATGGTATCGCGAGCTTCCCGAGCCTGCGCGAGTACGCCATGCTCTATGGTCTCAACCTGCCCCGCTACCGCCGGATCGGCAAGGAAGTGGTGGTCATGCATCCTGGCCCGATCAATCGCGGGGTAGAGGTCACGAGTGAAGTCGCTGACCACGCGAATAGCATCATTCTTGATCAAGTCGAGAACGGGGTTGCAATCCGCATGGCGGTCCTGTACCTGCTTGCGGCGCGTATCCCACGCACAGCTGTTTGA
- a CDS encoding STAS domain-containing protein, with protein sequence MNFTIEDKGRYTLVTSNVDKLDTTCAPELKSELVYLNKTGVRNVVIDLAATRYCDSSGLSALLVANRLCKSVNGGLVVCGLQEPVQKLVQISQLESVLSVTPTVAEAVDLLYMEEIEKDVNKD encoded by the coding sequence ATGAACTTCACCATTGAGGACAAAGGGCGCTATACGCTCGTAACCAGTAACGTCGATAAGCTGGATACCACCTGTGCACCTGAGTTGAAGAGCGAACTCGTATACCTGAACAAGACGGGGGTGCGGAATGTGGTCATTGACCTTGCGGCGACCCGCTATTGCGACTCTTCCGGCCTTAGCGCCTTGCTTGTGGCCAACCGTTTGTGCAAGAGCGTTAATGGTGGCTTGGTGGTGTGCGGTTTGCAGGAGCCTGTTCAGAAGCTGGTCCAGATCTCGCAACTCGAGAGTGTGCTCTCCGTAACACCCACGGTTGCCGAGGCAGTTGACCTGCTCTACATGGAGGAGATCGAGAAGGACGTGAACAAAGACTGA
- a CDS encoding T9SS type A sorting domain-containing protein — translation MYADSVYGVWPDTTENFVDGMVDIPYSQDLNLIVPVNAQDIDPTFPAVTIDSIAFDGVTGLPAGLTVGCASQTPAPCTYLPSVLGCGVIQGTPTEAGDFPLTLQVTGYFTLFGSAVPYPIDFTGYRIIIAPNNVGVADIGMATVSGVHNAPNPFSARTNIEFSLDRSAEVKVRVFTLLGEELWGYRTQGKAGLNRIPYESGTLQEGVYLYKVESGRSSFTGRMMVSR, via the coding sequence TTGTACGCTGATAGCGTCTATGGCGTATGGCCTGATACCACGGAGAACTTCGTCGATGGCATGGTGGATATACCATATAGCCAGGATTTGAATCTGATCGTCCCGGTCAATGCACAGGACATCGATCCGACCTTCCCTGCGGTTACGATTGATAGCATCGCATTCGATGGCGTGACGGGACTGCCTGCCGGGCTCACCGTCGGCTGTGCCTCTCAAACACCTGCACCGTGCACTTATCTGCCATCGGTTCTCGGGTGCGGGGTCATCCAAGGGACTCCCACCGAAGCCGGTGATTTCCCGCTCACCTTGCAAGTAACCGGGTACTTCACCCTTTTCGGTTCTGCTGTTCCTTACCCGATTGATTTCACGGGGTACAGGATCATCATTGCCCCGAACAACGTGGGAGTGGCCGATATCGGCATGGCCACGGTCAGCGGGGTTCATAATGCCCCAAATCCCTTCAGCGCCCGAACGAACATCGAATTCAGCTTGGACCGCTCGGCTGAAGTCAAGGTGCGGGTGTTCACCCTGCTAGGAGAAGAGCTATGGGGCTATCGAACCCAAGGCAAAGCCGGCCTGAATCGAATCCCTTATGAGTCGGGCACCCTGCAGGAAGGAGTATATCTGTACAAGGTGGAGAGCGGTCGGAGCAGCTTCACCGGCCGGATGATGGTGAGCCGATGA
- a CDS encoding ribonuclease Z has product MAHRQFDLITLGTGAALPARGRFPTAQLLIVHGEHYLIDCGEGTQERLRTAGAPFNRIGHIFISHLHGDHYLGLMGLISSMHLMGRTRELHVHGPNPLKEIIDVQLRASQTYLRYPLAFHPLEPSSGSLAWADSHVVVTLLALRHRIPCTGFVFTETPALRSLIESKVPLVPPFMRNRIKAGEDLAMDDGTVIPNHSLTNPPAPSRRYAYCSDTAYAPELIPFLAGVDLLYHEATFTRQLAKRAKETMHSTAADAATMARDAGAHALLLGHFSSRYKSSVELLNEAVSIYPGARISEDGARYSVPERNVN; this is encoded by the coding sequence ATGGCACATCGCCAATTTGACCTGATCACCTTAGGCACGGGTGCCGCACTGCCGGCCCGTGGGCGATTCCCGACAGCCCAGTTGCTCATCGTGCATGGTGAGCACTACTTGATTGATTGCGGCGAAGGGACCCAGGAGCGCCTGCGAACAGCGGGAGCGCCTTTCAACCGGATCGGACACATCTTCATCAGTCACCTGCATGGCGATCATTACCTCGGCCTCATGGGCCTGATCAGCAGCATGCACCTCATGGGCCGAACCCGCGAACTGCATGTGCATGGCCCGAATCCGCTGAAGGAGATCATCGATGTGCAGTTGCGCGCTTCACAGACCTATTTGCGCTATCCGCTCGCCTTCCATCCGCTTGAACCCAGCAGCGGGTCCTTGGCTTGGGCCGATTCGCATGTGGTCGTGACCTTGTTGGCGCTTCGGCACAGAATCCCGTGCACAGGATTCGTATTCACCGAAACCCCGGCCCTTCGCTCCTTGATCGAATCCAAGGTGCCTCTCGTTCCGCCGTTCATGCGCAACCGAATCAAAGCCGGAGAGGACCTCGCCATGGATGATGGGACGGTGATTCCCAACCATTCGCTGACTAATCCACCAGCGCCTTCCCGGCGTTATGCCTATTGCTCCGATACAGCGTATGCGCCGGAGCTCATCCCCTTCCTCGCAGGCGTCGACCTGCTCTACCACGAGGCCACCTTCACCCGGCAATTGGCCAAACGCGCCAAGGAAACCATGCACAGCACCGCCGCAGATGCCGCCACCATGGCGCGCGATGCCGGTGCGCACGCCTTATTGCTCGGTCACTTCAGCTCTCGGTACAAGAGCAGCGTTGAACTGTTGAATGAGGCGGTCTCAATCTACCCGGGGGCACGTATCAGCGAAGATGGTGCACGTTACAGCGTGCCTGAACGCAACGTGAACTAA
- a CDS encoding response regulator transcription factor: MRGLFEAAEDVELVGSARDPIALKALLVRHRPDVTLIDHTSEGFAARDIREGIKRSPRTRFVAITPEPTPVVLMNAVKAGATSYVKKDCDLQEIRDALRCTAMGQRFFCGKVLDALRRAGHDVDRFVAEPLSCAPVTLSNRECEIIGLIAEGKSYTRIADQLNLSAHTVVTHRKNIMQKLGVNSTAALVLYAVKNGMASPNHFLFNEGA, translated from the coding sequence ATGCGAGGCTTATTCGAGGCGGCCGAGGATGTGGAGTTGGTGGGCTCGGCGCGGGATCCTATTGCGCTGAAAGCGCTGCTTGTGCGGCACCGGCCGGATGTGACCTTGATCGATCACACTTCCGAGGGTTTCGCGGCTCGCGATATCCGGGAGGGGATCAAGCGCTCCCCGCGGACCCGGTTCGTGGCGATCACCCCGGAGCCAACGCCGGTCGTGCTCATGAACGCCGTGAAGGCCGGCGCCACAAGCTATGTGAAGAAGGATTGCGACCTTCAGGAGATACGCGATGCCTTGAGATGCACCGCCATGGGCCAGCGCTTCTTCTGCGGAAAGGTGCTGGATGCCTTGCGCAGAGCCGGGCACGATGTGGATCGGTTCGTTGCCGAGCCCTTGTCATGCGCACCGGTGACGTTGAGCAACCGGGAATGCGAGATCATCGGCCTCATCGCTGAAGGGAAATCCTATACGCGCATCGCAGACCAATTGAACCTCAGCGCCCATACCGTGGTCACCCACCGGAAGAACATCATGCAGAAGCTGGGCGTGAACAGCACAGCGGCCCTGGTGCTCTACGCGGTGAAGAATGGCATGGCCAGCCCCAACCACTTCCTATTCAACGAAGGGGCTTGA
- a CDS encoding patatin-like phospholipase family protein: MTARLPVRIWWRRAIYFFPFQLLLLHLKKNHLLLLAWLVLFAYVTESLGVKYGVPYLFLFPEYFGRVDFFSHLITGFALGGFITAFNLYSYAMHGYRFPFIATIARPFLKFNVNNAFIPALFILTYLWCAARFQYTQELVPMPRVALHLLGLLVGVLVFLGIALLYFTRTNTDIVKLSGKSAEEYRPEEPLMDILGPQHEAPPKRPHERRKAMRWLRRQQRTEKWRVETYLTPRLRIMLARSSAHYDQELLRDVLWQNHINGSIFEVVLVLTFILLGAFNNVALFAIPAGASAFLLFTVVLMLVSALFSWLHGWTGAVILLAVVGLNLVSQRTERFMYDTHAYGLDYEQPPATYDRNTITVMANDTAVAARDARAMLATLERWKANNLRFADASGKPKMVIINTSGGGLRSMLWTYRGLQVADSMLDGTLMERTALMTGSSGGIIGAAYFRQIQQRDRDQGTKDRFSHAVLDEISGDVLNPVAFSFVTNDMFIRYRSVRDGDRRYTLDRAAAFERRLNANTRGLLDVRLGEMAAAEREALAPMLVVSPTSINDGRRLVIAAQNASYLTSITPSASVHLQSQAEAIEFRRLFADHSPDSLKLSSALRMSASFPYITPITTLPSQPPMRVMDAGVRDNYGYRVTLAWLATFRDWIAANTSGVVVLQLRDTQKQLEVHPSSGSLIGRVLDPIGSVYDNFVRAQDQDYDLMLRLFDPTGAAPMEVVDVQLWHDRSERISLSWHLTRVERERVLRSVHGPGNRLAFARLSELLGTASPIAEGASAPAR; this comes from the coding sequence ATGACCGCCCGCCTTCCCGTACGCATTTGGTGGCGCCGGGCTATCTATTTCTTCCCCTTCCAGCTGCTGCTGCTGCACCTGAAGAAGAACCACTTGCTGCTCCTGGCGTGGCTGGTGCTGTTCGCCTATGTGACGGAGAGCCTTGGGGTGAAGTACGGCGTGCCCTACCTCTTCCTTTTCCCGGAGTACTTCGGCCGTGTCGATTTCTTCTCGCACCTGATCACCGGCTTCGCTTTGGGCGGATTCATCACCGCTTTCAACCTGTACAGCTACGCGATGCATGGGTACCGCTTCCCCTTCATCGCCACCATCGCCAGGCCCTTCCTCAAGTTCAACGTGAACAACGCCTTCATCCCGGCACTGTTCATACTCACCTACCTCTGGTGCGCAGCGCGCTTCCAGTACACTCAGGAATTGGTCCCGATGCCGCGTGTGGCCTTGCACCTGCTGGGATTGCTCGTGGGCGTCCTCGTCTTCTTGGGCATCGCGCTGCTCTACTTCACGCGCACGAACACCGACATCGTGAAGCTGTCCGGGAAGTCGGCCGAGGAGTACCGGCCGGAAGAGCCGCTCATGGACATTTTGGGGCCGCAGCACGAAGCCCCGCCCAAGCGGCCTCATGAGCGGCGCAAGGCCATGCGCTGGCTGCGTCGCCAGCAGCGCACGGAGAAATGGCGCGTTGAAACCTACCTCACTCCCCGCCTGCGCATCATGCTGGCCCGAAGCAGCGCGCACTACGATCAGGAGCTGCTGCGTGATGTTCTCTGGCAGAACCACATCAACGGGTCCATCTTCGAGGTGGTCCTGGTGCTCACTTTCATCCTGCTCGGCGCATTCAACAACGTTGCGCTCTTCGCCATCCCTGCTGGGGCAAGCGCCTTCCTCCTGTTCACGGTCGTGCTCATGCTCGTGAGCGCGCTCTTCAGTTGGCTGCACGGCTGGACCGGGGCTGTGATCCTGCTGGCTGTGGTGGGCCTGAACCTCGTGAGCCAGCGCACGGAACGCTTCATGTATGACACCCATGCCTATGGGCTCGACTATGAGCAGCCGCCCGCCACCTATGATCGCAATACCATCACGGTCATGGCCAACGACACGGCTGTTGCCGCACGCGATGCCCGAGCCATGCTGGCCACGCTCGAGCGATGGAAGGCGAACAACCTGCGCTTCGCCGATGCCAGCGGCAAGCCCAAGATGGTGATCATCAACACCAGCGGGGGGGGGCTGCGAAGCATGCTATGGACCTATCGCGGGCTGCAGGTGGCCGATAGCATGCTGGATGGAACGTTGATGGAACGCACTGCATTGATGACCGGCTCTTCTGGCGGGATCATTGGTGCGGCTTACTTCCGCCAGATCCAGCAGCGCGACCGGGATCAAGGCACCAAGGATCGCTTCAGTCATGCCGTGCTCGATGAGATCAGCGGTGACGTGCTCAACCCGGTGGCCTTCAGCTTCGTCACCAACGACATGTTCATCCGGTACCGCAGCGTCCGCGATGGCGATCGCCGGTACACGCTCGACCGCGCCGCAGCGTTCGAAAGGCGATTGAATGCGAACACGCGTGGCCTGCTCGACGTGCGTTTGGGTGAAATGGCAGCGGCCGAACGGGAAGCCCTCGCCCCAATGCTCGTGGTGAGCCCGACCAGCATCAACGACGGGCGCCGATTGGTGATCGCGGCGCAGAATGCCTCGTACCTCACGTCCATCACCCCGAGTGCATCGGTCCATCTTCAAAGCCAGGCTGAGGCCATTGAATTCCGCCGCCTATTCGCCGATCACAGCCCGGACAGCCTCAAGCTATCCAGCGCACTGCGCATGAGCGCCAGCTTCCCGTACATCACACCGATCACCACTTTGCCCAGCCAGCCACCCATGCGCGTGATGGACGCAGGGGTGCGGGACAATTATGGATACAGGGTAACCCTGGCTTGGCTCGCAACCTTCCGGGACTGGATCGCAGCGAACACAAGTGGTGTCGTGGTGCTGCAACTGCGCGACACTCAGAAGCAACTGGAGGTGCACCCGAGCAGCGGCTCTCTGATAGGCCGGGTACTCGACCCGATCGGAAGCGTGTACGACAACTTCGTGCGAGCACAGGACCAGGACTACGACCTCATGCTGCGCCTATTCGACCCCACAGGGGCTGCGCCAATGGAGGTGGTCGATGTGCAGCTTTGGCACGATCGATCCGAGCGCATCTCACTCAGTTGGCATCTTACGAGGGTTGAACGGGAGCGAGTGCTGCGATCAGTGCACGGACCTGGGAACCGCTTGGCGTTCGCGCGATTGTCCGAGCTCTTGGGTACGGCTAGCCCGATTGCTGAAGGTGCCAGCGCACCAGCCCGCTGA
- a CDS encoding aminodeoxychorismate/anthranilate synthase component II produces MRILLLDNYDSFTWNLHHLLAVHAQVDVVRNDAISISEASRYERIVISPGPGLPSEAGITMPLMQALMPSHPILGVCLGMQALVEACGGRLMNQARVMHGAAVPCNVEGPVDPLFRGVPSPFEAGLYHSWAADESCMPAELQVTARSAEGIVMALRHARFRVCGVQFHPESVLTPDGPRIIANWLAE; encoded by the coding sequence GTGCGTATCCTGCTCCTCGATAACTACGATTCCTTCACCTGGAACCTGCACCACCTGCTCGCGGTGCATGCGCAGGTGGATGTGGTGCGGAATGACGCCATCAGCATCAGTGAGGCTTCGCGCTACGAGAGGATCGTGATTTCCCCAGGGCCAGGCCTCCCATCGGAAGCGGGGATCACCATGCCGCTGATGCAAGCTCTGATGCCCTCGCACCCCATCCTCGGCGTATGCCTGGGCATGCAAGCCTTGGTGGAAGCCTGCGGCGGCCGATTGATGAATCAGGCACGGGTCATGCACGGAGCCGCGGTCCCGTGCAACGTTGAGGGACCGGTCGATCCTCTCTTCCGTGGAGTGCCATCGCCCTTCGAAGCCGGCCTTTATCATAGTTGGGCGGCCGACGAATCATGCATGCCGGCTGAATTGCAGGTGACCGCTCGCAGTGCTGAGGGCATCGTGATGGCCCTGCGCCACGCGCGATTCCGGGTGTGCGGAGTGCAGTTCCATCCGGAGAGCGTGCTCACCCCTGATGGTCCCCGCATCATCGCGAACTGGCTGGCTGAATAA
- a CDS encoding SOS response-associated peptidase, which produces MCYGVKARTEMSLRIAKSRGNKEAADKLTRLLNPFPELDLHYANAFAHPRMVLYTDAKPHDPQLAFWGLVPAWVKDSDQQRAIWNQTLNARGESIFEKPAFRDSAKGRRAIVHVEGFYEHHHFGKKAYPFFIHLKDRPHFALAALWDSWKDPSGGAPMLTFSIVTCKGNDLLKRIHNNPKLEGPRMPVILTEEEEAQWLAPVQNRADEESILRLIKPYPTQAMAAYSVRPLLGKEGMGNSPVASEAFVYPDLILADPLA; this is translated from the coding sequence ATGTGCTACGGAGTGAAAGCGCGCACGGAGATGAGCCTTCGGATCGCGAAAAGCCGTGGGAACAAGGAAGCGGCCGATAAGCTCACCCGACTGCTGAACCCCTTCCCCGAGCTGGACCTTCACTACGCGAATGCCTTCGCGCACCCGCGCATGGTGCTTTACACCGATGCCAAGCCGCATGACCCGCAGTTGGCGTTTTGGGGCCTGGTGCCCGCTTGGGTGAAGGATTCGGACCAGCAGCGAGCAATCTGGAACCAGACGCTCAACGCACGCGGCGAGAGCATCTTCGAGAAGCCTGCATTCAGGGATTCGGCAAAAGGGCGGCGTGCCATCGTGCATGTCGAAGGCTTCTATGAGCATCATCATTTCGGCAAGAAGGCCTACCCCTTCTTCATCCACCTGAAGGACAGGCCGCATTTCGCACTGGCTGCGCTCTGGGATAGTTGGAAGGACCCCAGCGGCGGCGCCCCCATGCTCACCTTCAGCATAGTGACTTGCAAGGGCAATGATCTGCTCAAGCGCATACACAACAATCCGAAGCTCGAGGGTCCGCGGATGCCTGTGATCCTCACTGAGGAAGAAGAGGCACAGTGGCTGGCCCCGGTCCAGAACCGAGCAGATGAGGAATCCATCTTGCGGTTGATCAAGCCTTACCCCACCCAAGCCATGGCCGCCTACAGCGTGCGCCCCTTGCTCGGCAAAGAAGGAATGGGGAATTCCCCGGTCGCAAGCGAGGCATTCGTTTATCCAGATCTGATCCTCGCTGACCCGTTGGCCTGA
- a CDS encoding aryl-sulfate sulfotransferase: MLRNSILAIGIGFATTASAQFDGFALYNLSNATTARLINANQQIAYTWTCPTNYSYAMALKPNGNLVRSAVNTGNQISTAAVSGRVQELNPQGQVVWDFIYSTADHVTHHDLCLMPNGNVLLLAYVKKTVAELQALGYTGASAKYPGRIIEIQPTGSTAQVVWQWEMLDRFIQYVDATKPNYMPIAENPHRMNINVTVSGGAGPGGIDWFHENGIDYNEDLDQIVFSARYLSEIFIIDHSTTTAEAAGHTGGNGGRGGDFLFRWGKPANYGVAGTQRITAAVHDPRWVVGGTMDGWISFFNNSGGSGNSSVVDAINPAMDGYNYPWTPGTVWGPATYGFRHQCLANASGQSAQQLMPNGNVFCAVSQQYMYEVNSSNQLVWQYNAGPQKGFRYTCDHPGIIALLNDPCGITTEVLTEEEAESFNIFPNPANQQVNLAGVDMETLRSYVVLDASGRNVRRQLPDWTIDVSSLPSGVYTIVLEHGTGDRQTRKLVVAH; encoded by the coding sequence ATGCTCCGGAATTCAATCCTAGCCATTGGTATCGGCTTTGCCACCACGGCTTCAGCCCAGTTCGATGGCTTCGCGCTGTACAACCTCAGCAACGCGACAACCGCACGTCTGATCAACGCCAACCAGCAGATCGCCTACACGTGGACCTGTCCCACGAATTACAGTTATGCCATGGCCTTGAAGCCGAACGGCAATCTGGTGCGCAGCGCGGTGAATACCGGGAATCAGATCAGCACGGCGGCGGTGAGCGGCCGCGTGCAGGAGCTGAATCCGCAAGGGCAGGTGGTTTGGGATTTCATCTATTCCACCGCCGATCACGTCACGCATCACGACCTCTGCCTGATGCCCAATGGCAATGTGCTGCTGTTGGCCTATGTGAAGAAAACGGTAGCCGAGCTGCAGGCATTGGGCTATACCGGCGCATCGGCCAAGTACCCTGGCCGCATCATCGAGATCCAGCCCACGGGAAGCACGGCTCAGGTGGTGTGGCAATGGGAGATGCTTGATCGCTTCATCCAATATGTGGACGCGACCAAGCCCAACTATATGCCCATTGCGGAGAACCCGCACCGTATGAACATCAACGTAACGGTCTCCGGCGGGGCTGGGCCTGGTGGCATCGATTGGTTCCACGAGAACGGCATCGATTACAACGAGGATCTCGATCAGATCGTCTTCAGCGCGCGCTACCTCAGTGAGATCTTCATCATCGACCACAGCACAACAACCGCCGAGGCGGCCGGCCATACCGGAGGCAATGGGGGGCGCGGAGGTGATTTCCTGTTCCGCTGGGGCAAACCGGCGAACTATGGGGTCGCGGGCACGCAGCGCATCACAGCGGCCGTGCATGACCCCAGATGGGTGGTGGGCGGCACCATGGATGGCTGGATCTCCTTTTTCAACAATAGCGGGGGCAGCGGGAATTCGTCCGTAGTGGATGCCATAAACCCGGCGATGGACGGCTACAACTACCCTTGGACACCGGGTACCGTATGGGGGCCGGCCACTTACGGTTTCCGCCATCAGTGCCTGGCCAATGCCAGCGGTCAGAGCGCCCAGCAGCTCATGCCCAACGGCAATGTCTTTTGCGCGGTATCGCAGCAGTACATGTACGAGGTGAACAGCTCCAATCAATTGGTATGGCAGTACAATGCAGGGCCGCAGAAGGGTTTCCGATACACCTGTGACCATCCAGGCATCATCGCCTTGCTGAACGATCCGTGCGGGATCACGACTGAAGTGCTCACGGAAGAGGAGGCTGAGTCCTTCAATATCTTCCCCAACCCGGCGAACCAGCAGGTGAACCTGGCTGGTGTGGACATGGAGACCTTGCGATCGTATGTTGTCCTTGACGCGAGCGGCCGCAACGTGAGGCGGCAGCTTCCGGACTGGACCATCGATGTGAGCTCCCTGCCCAGCGGTGTTTATACCATTGTGCTCGAACACGGCACTGGCGACCGGCAAACGAGGAAGCTGGTGGTGGCGCATTGA